Part of the Haloarcula laminariae genome is shown below.
AGCGCGATCTGTAACGCGTTCCAGGGTGGGTTCCCCGTCGTCTCCCGGCCCTTCGAGCCGGCCGCCGCGGCGCTTTCCGACCACGGTATCGACGTGACCGGCGCCGAATTGCTCAACCGCGTCCAGCACCTCGACGAACGCGGCGTGCTCAGCCGCTTCGGCGCGCTCATCAACGCTCAGGAAATCGGCGGGACGGCGACGCTTGTCGCGACCCACGCCCCCGAGGACAGCTACGAGGAACACGCCGACCTCGTCAACGCCCATCCCGAGGTCGCCCACAACTACGAGCGCGAGCACCCCTACCTCAACATGTGGTTCGTCCTCAGCGTGGTCGACGAATCGCGCGTCGAGGAGGTCCTGGCCGATATCGAGGCCGAGACGGGCGAGCCGACCTACAACCTGCCCAAACAGCAGGAGTTCCACGTCGGCGCGAAGTTCCCCGTCGAGGGGCCACAGACCCAGGCCGTCGACTGCAGCGACGCCGGCCCCGAGGTCGAGCCGACCGACCGACGCTCCCTGACCGCCGACGAGCTGGACCTCGTGCTGGAAATCCAGGGCGGGCTGCCCATCACCGAGACGCCCTACGCCGACGTGGCCGACGCCATCGACGCGGACACCGAGTGGGTCGTCGAGACGATAAAACGGTTCAACCAGGAGGGGAAGGTCCGCCGCGTCGGCGCCATCCCGAACCACTACGCCCTGGGCTACTCCGAGAACGGGATGACCGTCTGGGACGTGCCCGACGAGGTCATCGACGAGGTCGGGCAGGCCGTCGCCGAGTTCGACTTCGTCACGCACTGCTACGAGCGGCCCCGCCACGAGGGGGTCTGGCCGTACAACTTCTTCGCGATGACACACGGCCGCAGCGAGGAAGAGAGCGAGCGGCGCATCCAACAGGTCCACGACCGGATGACCGAGTACTGGGACGTCGAGGACGGGGACTGGGACACGCTGTTCTCGACGCGCATCCTGAAGAAGACGGGTATCAGACTGGACGAACGCGCACAGGCGAACGCGGAGCCCGCCGGGGACTGATGATTCCCCTTCTCCACGATTTCACGGGCGAGACGGTCCTGATATTCGGGGGCGGCCCCGTGGGCGCCCGCAAGGCCCGCCGCTTTGCAGCCGAGGCCGACGCTATCGTCGTCAGCCCCGACTTCGTCGACCGGGCGTTCGGCGGGGCCGAGCGGGTCCGGGAAGCGCCCGACGCCGACGGCGTCCGGGAGTGGGTCGACCGGATCGACCCGGCGCTGGTGGTCGCCGCGACCGACGACGCCGAGCTGAACGCGGCCGCCGAGGCCGCCGCCCGCGAGGCCGGCGCGCTGGTCAACCGCGCCGACGACCACGGCGAGCAGGACGCCGGCAACGTCGTCGTCCCCGCGACGGTCCGGGACGACCCCGTCGTGATGGCCGTCGCCACGGGCGGCCGCTCGCCGGCCCTGTCGAAGTACCTCCGGGAGGCGTTCGAGGAGCAGTTCGCCGGCGCGGGGGCGATGGCCGAACTGACCGGCGACCTCCGCGAGGAGCTGAAATCCGCTGACATGACGGCGGCCGAACGCCGTGACGCGGTCAGGACCGTTGTCAGAACCCGAGAAGTTTGGAAGGCTTTAGATAGTGGCAGGTCCAATGCCAGACAAGTAGCAGCAGACGTGATTGGATACCAAATGGGTGATACGTCGTGAGAGAGCAGACAGGCGTCATCGTCGGTGTGCGAGTGACCCACGAACGGGCCAGCGTGGACCAGCTGGAGACGGCCGCCGCGGACAGCCCGCGCCACGCCGTCGAGTCGTTACTCACCGAGCCCGGCGTCTCGGAGGCTTTCGCCCTCCAGACCTGCAACCGGACCGAGGGGTACGTCGTCGCGCCGGACCACGAGACGGGGCTTGACGCGCTCGACCTCTTTACCAGAGCGGTCACCGACGAGGTCGTCGTCGAGATGGGCCACGAGGCGAGCCTGCGCCACATCATGCGCGTGGCGGCCGGCCTCGAATCGATCGTGCTCGGCGAGGACCAGATCCTCGGCCAGCTCCGCGACGCCTACGAGGACGCCCGGGGCGTCGGCGGCATCGGACAGTTGCTCGAAGACGGAATCACGAAGGCCATCCACGTCGGCGAGCGCGCTCGGTCGGAGACGGCCATCAACGAGGGCGTTGTCTCGCTGGCCTCGGCCGCGGTCCGCCTCGTCGACCGCGAGGCCTCCCTGGAGGGCGAGACCGCGCTCGTCGTGGGCGCCGGCGAGATGGGACAGCTGGCCGCGAAGGCGCTCGCCGAACACGTCGACCGGCTCATCGTCGCCAACAGGACCGTTCCCCACGCCGAACACGTCGCCGAGACCGTCGACGTCGAGGCGAGCGCGGTGGCGCTCGACGCGATAGAAGCCGCCGTCGGCGAGTCCCGCGTCGTCGTCTCGGCGACCGGGAGCAACGACCAGGTGTTCGACGTCGGCACCTTCGCCGACGCGGGCGAGACGGCCGTCGTCGACATCGCCCAGCCCCGAGACGTGCCCGCGGGGGCCGACCGGCTCCCCGCCGTGTCGGTGTACGACCTGGACGCTCTGGAGTCGGTGACCGAGGAGACCAGACAGCAGCGACAGCGGGCCGCCGAGGCCGTCGAGCAGCTGGTCGACGAGGAGTTCGACCACCTGCTGACCCAGTACAAGCGCAAGCGGGCCGACCGCGTCATCTCGGCCATGTACGAGAGCGCCGAGCGGGTGAAAACGGCCGAACTCAGCACCGCGACGGCCCGGGCCGACTTCGACGAGGACCAGCGCGAGGTGCTGGAGGCGATGGCGGACGCCATCGTCTCCCAGCTGCTCGCCGCTCCGACCAAGAGCCTGCGCGACGCCGCCGAGGAGGACGACTGGGGGACCATCCACACCGCGCTCGAACTGTTCGACCCCGAGTTCGGCCCCGACGCCCCCGAGATAACCGAGGACATGACCATCGAGGACATCCCCGACGGGATGCGCGACGACATCCCCCCGGCGGTGCTCGAACAGCTCGCCGACGACTAGTCCCCGTTTGATTCGCTTCTGGTAACGCTTTTTCACTCACAAGCGACCCTGCTAGGGCAGTGTTTAGTCAAGCGGTGGGGACGGCAAACAGCCAGAAAGCCCCGACCAGCTAAACTCGGGGGCCTTGCTGCGGTCCTCACTGCGTTGCGGTCCTTACGGCGGCCGCCTTCGTTTAGCTGGCCGCCCCTTTCAGCCCCACCCATGCTGGCTGGTCAACCGGCTTTGGGTGGAATGAAAGGGGCCGCGTTCTCAGCGAACCCCGGCGACGCAAGCACCTGCGGGAGCGCAGCGAGCCGCGGGTCGCGTGGGACCGAAGGTCCCACGTCTTGACGAGCGGCAAAGCCGCGAGTCAAAGCTGAGAACGCGGGGGCTTTCTGGCTCTCGATACCAGGCACTGCTAAACTAAACACTACCTTTCCTAGCGGCCAAACCACTTTCAGGCTGGCAAGCGACTCTCCGATATGGCAGACCTGCTTTCCGACGACGAGATTCGCGACCGGCTCCCCGACGGCTGGGACCGCGAGGGCGACGAAATCGTCCGCGTCTACGACTTCGACGACTATCTGGGCGCGTCGGGCTTTCTCGGCGCCGCGGCCGGCGTCGCCGAGGCCGCCTGGCACCACCCCGAGATGACGGTGCGGTGGGGCGAGTGTAGGGTGCGGCTGACGACCCACGACGCCGGCGGCATCACCGACAAGGACATCGACATGGCCGAGCGGCTGAACGACCTCTACGAGTAGCGTGACCGGGAGCGACGACCCCGAGGCGAGCTACCTCTTCCGCGTGACCGTCCGGCTCGACCCCGACCCGGGGTATCGGGCGGAGCCCGACACGTTCGAGACCGTCCTCTCGCGGGCGGCCGACCCGCCGGGCGAGGCGGGGTGGCTGTTCTTCCGGGACACGCTCTGGCGGGGGGAGCTTGGCGACGCCGCCCACGGGCGCCGGCTGGCCGCGGACGCCCTGGGCGTGCCGGTCGAGTCCGTCTCGTTCAGCGAGCTCCGGACGAGCGAGGCGTATCTCGACGCGCTGAAGGCCGCTATCGCCGCGGACCTCGACGCGTTCAACGCCGACAGCGTCAGCGAAGTGCTGAAGAAGTATCTGGGCAGTTCTATCCACGTCCGGTGACCCGTCCGGGCGGAAGGGATTTATTGGCCACGACCCTATCTCCGCCCCAGTGGCTCGTGACTACGATTTCTGGCTGTTCGACCTCGACGGGACCCTCGTCGACGTGGACCCGGCGTATCCGGTCGCGGTGATGGAGCGGGTCGGCGACCGGCTCGGGCAGGGGTTCAGCGAGCGCGAGGCGGCGCTGCTGTGGTACGGCCAGGGCGAGGCCAGGCGCGACCTGCTCGCCGAGCGCGGCGTCGACCCGGCGCTGTTTTGGGACATCTTCCACGAGGAGGAGGACCCGCTCACTCGGGCCGAGGCGACCTATCTGTACGACGACGTCGAAGCGTTCCTCAGCGAGCGACCCGAGCCCGTCGGGCTGGTCACCCACTGCCAGCCGTATCTCACGGAGCCGATACTCGACCGGCTGGACATCGGCGACTGGTTCGACACTGTCGTCTGCTGTGACGACGACATCGGCTGGAAGCCCGACCCCGCGCCGGTCCGCCGAGCGATGGCTGACCTCGGCGTGGGCCACAACGGCCACGCCGGCGTGCTGGCCGGTGACAACCCCGGCGACATCGGCGCGGCACGGAACGCGGGGCTGGACGGCATCCACGTCGAACGCGGCTCGCCGATAAGCGAGGACCGCTGTGTCTGGGGCGACCACCGCGTCGAATCGCTGCGTGAACTGTAGGCCGGGGAACTGCGTCGTTTTCGGCGATGTAGCTGACTGGTACGTCTGCGAAGTAATCGACGTGAGTCTGACCAGCTAAGCGGGAGTCAGAGGGATAGCGAATCCCGAATCTTCGTGATGATTCCGCCCGAGGAGCCCGCGCCGGCTCGCTTCTCGTCGGCGAGCCGTTCGAGTTCGTCGAACAAGGTCTCTACTTGACGTTCAATTTCGTCCCGGACTTCACGGACGGTCTCCATGTCTTGTCCGTCCGGGTTCACGAGATCCCACTCGTGCGACTCGACGCCATACTGTTCGGGATTGAATTCCGTGATGGAGCACCCCATCGTGACCAGATAGTCAGTGTCCTTGAGGTCATTGAGGTCGGCGACGTACTTGGGAGTCTTGTCCGCGATGTCAACCCCGACCTCTGCCATGGCTTCTACCACCTCTTCGTGGACCGCGTCGGCGGGGTCCGTTCCTCCTGAGTGGATCTCGACGATGTCTCCCAAGCCGCGCTCGGCGCGCTCGCGCTCGGCGAATGCGGCTGCCATCTGGCTCCGTCCCGCGTTGTGAACACAGACGAAGTCGAGCCGAATATTGTCGATTGTTGCCATACTTCACACTCTCTCGGGTCCGGACAAGAGGTCTGCTATGTCAATTATATAGGCGAACGTATCCTCGCGGAACGAAGACTAAGTACGGATTGCTCCTTCACGGCCGTCTCGGGGGAAACAGAGCAGTGACGAAGTGGAGGTGTCTCTTCTGTACTGACCGACGACCCACTGCAAA
Proteins encoded:
- a CDS encoding precorrin-2 dehydrogenase/sirohydrochlorin ferrochelatase family protein, which produces MIPLLHDFTGETVLIFGGGPVGARKARRFAAEADAIVVSPDFVDRAFGGAERVREAPDADGVREWVDRIDPALVVAATDDAELNAAAEAAAREAGALVNRADDHGEQDAGNVVVPATVRDDPVVMAVATGGRSPALSKYLREAFEEQFAGAGAMAELTGDLREELKSADMTAAERRDAVRTVVRTREVWKALDSGRSNARQVAADVIGYQMGDTS
- a CDS encoding HAD family hydrolase, translated to MARDYDFWLFDLDGTLVDVDPAYPVAVMERVGDRLGQGFSEREAALLWYGQGEARRDLLAERGVDPALFWDIFHEEEDPLTRAEATYLYDDVEAFLSERPEPVGLVTHCQPYLTEPILDRLDIGDWFDTVVCCDDDIGWKPDPAPVRRAMADLGVGHNGHAGVLAGDNPGDIGAARNAGLDGIHVERGSPISEDRCVWGDHRVESLREL
- the hemA gene encoding glutamyl-tRNA reductase; amino-acid sequence: MREQTGVIVGVRVTHERASVDQLETAAADSPRHAVESLLTEPGVSEAFALQTCNRTEGYVVAPDHETGLDALDLFTRAVTDEVVVEMGHEASLRHIMRVAAGLESIVLGEDQILGQLRDAYEDARGVGGIGQLLEDGITKAIHVGERARSETAINEGVVSLASAAVRLVDREASLEGETALVVGAGEMGQLAAKALAEHVDRLIVANRTVPHAEHVAETVDVEASAVALDAIEAAVGESRVVVSATGSNDQVFDVGTFADAGETAVVDIAQPRDVPAGADRLPAVSVYDLDALESVTEETRQQRQRAAEAVEQLVDEEFDHLLTQYKRKRADRVISAMYESAERVKTAELSTATARADFDEDQREVLEAMADAIVSQLLAAPTKSLRDAAEEDDWGTIHTALELFDPEFGPDAPEITEDMTIEDIPDGMRDDIPPAVLEQLADD
- the lwrS gene encoding LWR-salt protein, with translation MTGSDDPEASYLFRVTVRLDPDPGYRAEPDTFETVLSRAADPPGEAGWLFFRDTLWRGELGDAAHGRRLAADALGVPVESVSFSELRTSEAYLDALKAAIAADLDAFNADSVSEVLKKYLGSSIHVR
- the ahbB gene encoding siroheme decarboxylase subunit beta; translated protein: MTNELGRVDSAICNAFQGGFPVVSRPFEPAAAALSDHGIDVTGAELLNRVQHLDERGVLSRFGALINAQEIGGTATLVATHAPEDSYEEHADLVNAHPEVAHNYEREHPYLNMWFVLSVVDESRVEEVLADIEAETGEPTYNLPKQQEFHVGAKFPVEGPQTQAVDCSDAGPEVEPTDRRSLTADELDLVLEIQGGLPITETPYADVADAIDADTEWVVETIKRFNQEGKVRRVGAIPNHYALGYSENGMTVWDVPDEVIDEVGQAVAEFDFVTHCYERPRHEGVWPYNFFAMTHGRSEEESERRIQQVHDRMTEYWDVEDGDWDTLFSTRILKKTGIRLDERAQANAEPAGD
- a CDS encoding low molecular weight phosphatase family protein, producing MATIDNIRLDFVCVHNAGRSQMAAAFAERERAERGLGDIVEIHSGGTDPADAVHEEVVEAMAEVGVDIADKTPKYVADLNDLKDTDYLVTMGCSITEFNPEQYGVESHEWDLVNPDGQDMETVREVRDEIERQVETLFDELERLADEKRAGAGSSGGIITKIRDSLSL
- a CDS encoding 4a-hydroxytetrahydrobiopterin dehydratase, encoding MADLLSDDEIRDRLPDGWDREGDEIVRVYDFDDYLGASGFLGAAAGVAEAAWHHPEMTVRWGECRVRLTTHDAGGITDKDIDMAERLNDLYE